A DNA window from Capnocytophaga sp. ARDL2 contains the following coding sequences:
- a CDS encoding META domain-containing protein, whose protein sequence is MKKIVLLSCFVAFGFTSCKCKQKTEPTEEVTVALASRFTSKPLQGTRWSLVRIDSQNKNYTPNSENNVIIMSFSEKSMSSTDGCNSIGASYKQNGNEISFDQFISTRRYCDKEFMDKFGYDWAMSEVASFEIINNQLQFKDANGKVLATYKEYNLR, encoded by the coding sequence ATGAAAAAAATAGTATTACTTAGCTGCTTTGTGGCTTTTGGATTTACAAGTTGTAAATGCAAACAAAAAACAGAACCTACAGAAGAAGTAACAGTAGCATTGGCAAGTAGATTTACCTCTAAACCTCTCCAAGGCACAAGATGGAGTTTAGTGCGTATTGATAGTCAAAACAAAAACTATACACCCAACAGCGAAAACAATGTAATCATCATGTCTTTTAGCGAAAAAAGCATGAGTTCTACTGATGGATGCAATTCTATTGGTGCGTCGTATAAGCAAAATGGCAATGAAATTTCGTTTGATCAATTTATTTCAACCCGCAGATATTGTGACAAAGAATTTATGGATAAATTCGGATACGATTGGGCTATGAGCGAGGTAGCAAGTTTTGAAATCATAAACAACCAATTGCAATTTAAAGACGCAAACGGAAAAGTATTGGCTACCTACAAAGAATATAATTTGAGATAA
- a CDS encoding CCC motif membrane protein, which yields MNYQTTPNFNNQMQEKLPNATAVLILGIVSIVLCLCYGIPGIIAGIVAIVLYNKDKKLYKATPEKYDNYSTLNTGFILSIIGIILSTIYAIFTIGLISYIGFDALKDPEALQQKMQELQEQMEDSERENF from the coding sequence ATGAATTATCAAACAACCCCTAATTTCAATAATCAAATGCAAGAAAAATTGCCAAACGCAACAGCAGTTTTAATCTTGGGAATTGTTTCTATTGTATTATGTCTTTGCTACGGAATCCCTGGAATCATCGCAGGTATTGTTGCAATTGTTTTATACAACAAAGACAAAAAACTGTATAAAGCTACTCCAGAAAAATACGACAATTACAGTACACTAAACACAGGATTTATTCTTTCCATAATCGGTATTATCTTGAGTACTATTTACGCTATTTTTACTATCGGATTGATTAGCTACATCGGATTTGATGCGTTAAAAGACCCTGAAGCTTTGCAACAAAAAATGCAAGAACTACAAGAACAAATGGAAGATTCTGAAAGAGAGAATTTTTAA
- a CDS encoding ferrous iron transport protein A codes for MTLDQLSIGQSAEIIEVDIQQVPLKLIDIGCIAGNTVQLLQIAPLRDPLYLKINDSFFSIRKDLAKLIQVKIC; via the coding sequence ATGACACTTGATCAATTATCAATAGGACAATCGGCAGAAATCATCGAAGTCGATATACAACAAGTACCTTTAAAATTAATCGATATAGGCTGTATTGCTGGAAACACTGTTCAGTTATTACAGATTGCTCCGCTTAGAGACCCTTTGTACCTCAAAATCAACGATTCTTTTTTTAGTATTAGAAAAGATTTGGCGAAGTTGATTCAAGTAAAAATTTGTTAA
- a CDS encoding DUF2752 domain-containing protein: MEEYMIPCPTKKFLGIDCFGCGTQRAIALILEGKFIEAFNMYPPIYGVLLLLFFTLLHFVDKQRKYHKIILFLGIFNAIFIVSAYFYKHFLKYL; this comes from the coding sequence ATGGAAGAGTACATGATTCCTTGCCCTACCAAAAAGTTTTTGGGCATCGATTGTTTCGGATGTGGTACACAGAGAGCCATCGCACTGATTTTGGAAGGTAAATTTATCGAGGCATTCAATATGTATCCACCGATTTATGGTGTACTTCTACTACTATTTTTCACCCTATTACATTTTGTGGACAAACAACGAAAATATCACAAAATCATTCTATTTTTAGGAATTTTCAATGCAATATTTATAGTTTCAGCCTATTTTTACAAACATTTTTTAAAATATTTATAG